The following is a genomic window from Gemmatimonadaceae bacterium.
AAGACCGTGCGCGCATCCTGCTCGCGGACAACGTCACACAACCCGAGTGGAGAGGCGCGCCGGCTGGCGGATCACGAGTGCAGCCGCCACCGTGAAGACGATCGCGCCCGGGAACCACATCAGAGCGCCGGCGAGCCGCTGATCGGCGAGCGCCGATGCCGGCGTCGCGCCTGGCACGTGCAGGTACGCAGTGTACAACACGCTCTGATGGAACGTGATCAGCGCGCCAAGGAGCGCGGACTGCATCATTCCCGCAACGAGGTAGGCGACGCGTGCGCCATTGGTCGCGAGCGAATCCATCTCCCGCGACGATTCGATCAGTGGCCACCAGTAAAGCAGATAGGCGCCGAGAAACGAGAGATGCTCGATGTGGTGCACTGTCTCATCGGCGAGCGTCCACGCGTAGGCGAGCGGTGCGTGCCACACCCAGAGCAGGATAGTGGAAGTCACCCAGGCGACGAGCGGGCGCGTGAGATGACCGCCGGCGTTCCGCACGATCGCCGGCAACCGTTCGGCGCGATCGAGCATCGGAGCGACGCCGACGAGTACGAGCGGCGCGACCACCCAGATGAGCAGATCGTGCTCGACCATGTGCATCGAGAGCAGCCGCTCGCCGTTCACAGCGATCGGCGACAGGAGCGCGATCGCCATCACCGCCATGGCGGCCGTGAATGCCGCCATGCGGCTCGGCGTTAGGCGCAGTCTGCGGCTGCCGATCCCGCCGCGCGCCCACAGAACGACGTAGACCAGCTCGGCGACGACGATCGCGGCGACGAACGGCGGGTCCCACTCCCACCCCCAGACGAAAGCGACTGAGCCCGTGCCCACGCGCTGGCCGCGATCAGGACTGCAAGGCCGGACCCTCGGTTCCGCGCCACGCCGACAGAAAGCGCCTCGCCAGATCCCACGAGAGCCAGGCGAGCCCGAAGGCGAGAACGACCACGAAGGGGACGGCTACGCGCGCGTACATCTGCCACTGCGTGAGGTGCACGGCGTACCGTCGCGGAACGCTGTTCGCGCCGGCCACAAAGAACATGAGGATGAAACCCGCGCCGCCGATCCCGTACAACCATACGGCGATCGAGCTCGCGCGAGCGGCGCGCCGATCGCTCAGCTCGTGCACCATGTAGAACAGGTATCCCCACGCGAACGCCACTGCGCCGAGCAGATAATAAGTGTGGAAGTGCGCGGGCACCCACATCGTGTTGTGCAGCACTTGGTTCACTGGAATCGTGGCGTCGAGCACCGCGCCCAGGCCACCGAACACCCATCCCCAGATCCCGAGTGCCAGCAGCATCGGCGCCGCCGTCCAGCGAATGCCGGAGCGGTAGATGAGCGTGAGCGCCCCAATGATGGTGACGATGAACGACGGTAGCGCGACAGCGTACGAGGCGATCTCGGCGAGGAGCTGAAGCCCGACGGGCTGTGCGAAATCCGCGTACAGGTGGTGCGAGTAGTTCGTTAGCATGAGGATGATGATCAGGTCCCACGCGCACACCACGGCCCACGTCGTCCGCCACGGCCGGCCGGTAAAGGCGGGCAGCGCCGCGTAGACGAGCCCGGCCCCCACGTAGATGCTCAGATTCGCCATGGTGTGGCCGAAAAGGAGCACTGTGTTCTTCGCATAGAGCGCGTCGACGGACATCACGCCCGCCGCGTGGAGGAAGATGGGCACCAGATAGAGCATACCCGCCGTCGCGGCGGCGATCCCGTCGATCGAGATGACGCCGGCGATGAGCTCGGGCGGCCGCGGCAGCGGATCGCGCGTGTCGCGTCCGAGGGAGAACAGGAAGCGCAGTGCGAACAAGCGAACGAACCCGCCATGCGCGCGGGCGAGCGCGTGCAGCATGTGCACGCAGTAGAGGAGGAGGCCGAGCGCGATGAAGAGGTAGCCGGCGTACATCGCGAGGGCGGCATCCAGCGTCCACACGAGCCCGTGAGTCGGGAGTGGATAGAGCACCGTCCATCCGCCACCGAAGCCGCCGACCAGCGTCGCGAGGATCACGAAGCTGGTCCCGATGAAGTAGATGACGAGGGCGATCCAGAGGACGCGGGCGCTGAGGCGCGTGGTGGCGCTCACCGCGGCCGCGAGGCCGCCGGTGACGGCAAGCAAGATCGAAGCGACCATGCCCGCCCCATGCAACGTCATCACGCGGTAGAACCATACGGGCGCGATCACAAGGATGCCGCCCTGGTCGAGTCGCATGAGGAGGCCGAGCAATCCCATCAAAAGGAAGCTCCCGAGGCCGACCACGAGATAGACCAGCGCCACACGGAGCACGCTGCTATTGGACCGATCCGGCGCGAGCAACGGCGTTAGGCCAGCCGCATCCGCGAGCGGTGCGCGACGATGCGGCGACGTCACTCCTGCCTCGCCACGGTGAGCCGGGCCGTCATCATGTGGTGTCCGACGCCGCAGTATTCCAGACAGCGCACGGTGTAGGTCCCTGGAGCGCTGAACCGGTACACGAGGCGGTTGATGTAGCCGGGCATCGCCTGCACCTGCGTGAGCAGCCGGCCGTCCGGATCGTATATGGCGAAGTCGTGGTTCACGTCGCGCGACGTGACATCGAACTCAATCGGGATGCCGGCCGTTAGGCGATCGCGCGAGATGATCCAGCCCCACTGCACGGCCGTTGCCGTGATCGTGACTTGCGGCGGGCCGAGCTCGGCGCGCCGTGATCCGGCGAACGGCAGCCGCGGCAGGCTGAGGACGAAGACCACGATCGCAATGGCAGCGAGGCCGCCGAGCAGGCCGACGCGAATACGATTCTCCGATCGCTCCAGCTGCTCGACAGGGATCGACCGCCCCGACCGGGCCATGATGATCGCCCAGCCTAACGTCCACACCGCGCCCATCGCGATGAGGACGCCGAAGATGACGTGAGGATTCTGCATCCTGGGCCGCCCGTCAGTTCTTCGAGCGACCCGGACGCTTCGCACCCGCCGTCCGCCTAACGCGCGCGGCGGGACGTTTCGCCTTCGGTGCGTTCAGCCGGCGCCCGAGGAGCTGACTGAGCACCGCGACGTCGCTGATGTCGGCGGCGTGCGATGCGTACACGAGCGTAACGCGGCCGC
Proteins encoded in this region:
- a CDS encoding cytochrome c oxidase assembly protein — encoded protein: MGTGSVAFVWGWEWDPPFVAAIVVAELVYVVLWARGGIGSRRLRLTPSRMAAFTAAMAVMAIALLSPIAVNGERLLSMHMVEHDLLIWVVAPLVLVGVAPMLDRAERLPAIVRNAGGHLTRPLVAWVTSTILLWVWHAPLAYAWTLADETVHHIEHLSFLGAYLLYWWPLIESSREMDSLATNGARVAYLVAGMMQSALLGALITFHQSVLYTAYLHVPGATPASALADQRLAGALMWFPGAIVFTVAAALVIRQPARLSTRVV
- a CDS encoding cbb3-type cytochrome c oxidase subunit I, coding for MTSPHRRAPLADAAGLTPLLAPDRSNSSVLRVALVYLVVGLGSFLLMGLLGLLMRLDQGGILVIAPVWFYRVMTLHGAGMVASILLAVTGGLAAAVSATTRLSARVLWIALVIYFIGTSFVILATLVGGFGGGWTVLYPLPTHGLVWTLDAALAMYAGYLFIALGLLLYCVHMLHALARAHGGFVRLFALRFLFSLGRDTRDPLPRPPELIAGVISIDGIAAATAGMLYLVPIFLHAAGVMSVDALYAKNTVLLFGHTMANLSIYVGAGLVYAALPAFTGRPWRTTWAVVCAWDLIIILMLTNYSHHLYADFAQPVGLQLLAEIASYAVALPSFIVTIIGALTLIYRSGIRWTAAPMLLALGIWGWVFGGLGAVLDATIPVNQVLHNTMWVPAHFHTYYLLGAVAFAWGYLFYMVHELSDRRAARASSIAVWLYGIGGAGFILMFFVAGANSVPRRYAVHLTQWQMYARVAVPFVVVLAFGLAWLSWDLARRFLSAWRGTEGPALQS